CGCCGTGCTCGTCCTCGACGGCGGCGAGACCGTCTCGGAGCAGGACATGCGGATCATCCAGACGATCCGTGACTCGGGCCGGGCCCTGGTCATCGCGTTCAACAAGTGGGACCTGGTCGACGAGGAGCGTCGCTACTACCTCGAGCGCGAGGTCGAGCGCGACCTGGTGCAGGTGCAGTGGGCGCCGCGGATCAACATCACCGCGCGCACCGGCTGGCACGTCGACCGACTCGTCCCTGCGCTGGAGAAGGCGCTGGAAGGCTGGGAGACCCGGATCTCGACCGGTGCGCTCAACACCTTCCTCGGCCGGCTGGTCGCCGAGCACCCGCACCCGGTGCGGAGCGGCAAGCAGCCCAAGATCCTGTTCGCGACGCAGCCGTCGACGGCGCCGCCGACGTTCGTGCTGTTCACGAGCGGCAAGCTGGACGCCGGCTACGAGAGGTACATCGAGCGCCGTCTGCGCGAGCAGTTCGGCTTCGTGGGCACGCCGATCGTCGTACAGCAGCGACCGCGCGAGAAGCGCAAGCGCTAGCCGGTCACTTCGAGGGCTCGGGTACGTCGACGTCGGCGCACTCGACCTCGGGGTTGACGCCGAGGTAGTTGAGCGGGCCGGCCACGATCGTCAGAGCGATGTTGCTGGCTTCGGCGCAGTTGCTGTCACCATCCGCGAAGTAGTCACGTTGGTACGCCGCGAGCGCGCCGATGACGAGCCAGACGATGACGAGTAGCGCGATGATCCGGGTCATGGGTGGAACCTAACCCGACATCGTCGAATCTGCCCCCTACATCGGGGTGAAAGTTCGCGGCTACGGCGTGAGATCGAGCGCCTGGAGCCACGGGATCGGATCCACAGGACCGGCACCCGGCGGCCGGACCTCGAGGTGCAGGTGGGCCCCGGTGCTGTTGCCGCTCGTGCCCAGACCGCCGATCGGTTGGCCGACCGGGACCTTGTCGCCTGGTGCGACGAGTGCCACGAGCTGGTGGCAATACCAGATCTCCGTGCCGTCCTCGAGCGTCAGCACGGTGCGCAGTCCGTAGGCGCCGGCGTCTCCGACCGAGGTGACCACGGCGTCGCCGACGGCCACGATGGTCGTGCCGAGTGGTGCGGCGAAGTCCTGCCCGGTGTGGCCGGACTCCCAGTGCGGGCCGGCCTGACCGAAGCCGGCCGAGAGGTAGTAGCCCGCCAACGGCAGCACGTGGGTGAGGTCGGTCAGGGCTCCGGTGTAGCCCAGCGCGGCGAGTCGGGAGACCTCCTCGGCCTTCACCACGGCGTACCGGGCCGCCTGGCGTGAGATCGAGGCCAGCGCGCGTTCACGTTGCCGCACCCGCCGCTCGAGGAGGTCGAGGTCGGGGCCGCTGGGTGACGTCGACGCGCCGAAGAACGTCTCCTCGTCCGGCTGCGGGGCGTTCTGGGCCATCGCGGCACTCGGCAGTGCGAGCGGTGCCGAAAGCCCCACGACGATGGCTGCAGCCATCACCGCGCCCCTCAGTCGACGGTGACGCGGCGCGCCACCCTTCGTCGATCCCATGACTACCCCCCAGTAGTTGAAGGGCAATCTTCTGGCCGGAGGAGCCCCCGGGTCTGGCGAACGCCGGGATCTGGCCCGTTCGGGCCACTTCGCCGTAGTCAGGCCGGGCGCGGTGGGCAGCCGGTCGCGCTAGCCTGCCGAGATGCGCCGTACCGTCGTCGTCCTCATCGCCTCGGCCGTGGCCGCGCTGCTGACCGGGCCTTCGGGCGCTGCCCTCCCGGAGCACGGGCGGTCTGCCCCGCTGGCCGGCTCGTCGTGCGAGGTGTTCCCGGCAGACAACTACTGGCACGCCGACATCCGCGACCTCCCGACGCATGCCCTGAGCGACCAGTGGCTCGCCCACCTGTCGTCCGGCAGCGACCTGCATCCTGACTTCGGATCGAGTTATGGCATCCCCATCACGGTCGTCGGTGGCGGGCACAAGCGGGTGAAGGTGAAGTTCCTGTATGCCGGCGAGAGCGACCGCGTGCGCTATCCGTTGGGCAAGGACACCCGGATCGAGGGCGGACGAAGCTCCGACGGGGACCGGCACGCCATTGTCGTGAACCGGAAGACCTGTCGCCTGTACGAGACCTATGCGACCGAGAAGCGCGGCGGCAAGTGGCTCGCCGGGTCGGGCGCGACCTGGTCGCTGCGCTCCGACTCGCTCCGCCCGGACGGATGGACGTCGTCCGACGCGGCGGGCTTGCCGATCCTGCCCGGGCTGCTGCGCTGGGACGAGGTGCGCGAACGTCGCGTCGACCACGCGATCAGGTTCACCACCGACAAGACGTCGCGCTGGCACCTCTGGCCCGCTCGCCACGACGCCGGATCGGAGTCCAGCCACGACTACCCGCCGATGGGTGCGCGATTCCGCCTCGACGCTGACTTCTCGACCGCGGGCTACGGTGCTGATGCCGCAGAGGTCATCCGGGCGATGCAGACCTACGGTCTGGTGCTGGCCGACAACGGGTCACCCTGGTTCTTCCAGGGCGAGCAGAACCGGCGCTGGCCGAACCGGCTGGTGGAGGACCTCAAGCAGATCCCCGCCTCGGCCTTCGTCGCGGTCGACACGGCGCCGCTGAAGGTGTCGACCGACTCTGCCGCCGTTTGGTGAGCCCGATGCGGTCTCGTCGGCGAGGCTGCGGTAATCTTCCACCGGCCTTCCCCGGAAGGCATTCGGGCTGTGGCGCAGCTTGGTAGCGCACTTGACTGGGGGTCAAGGGGTCGCAGGTTCAAATCCTGTCAGCCCGACCGAGAAAGGGCCTCTCACCTGCGGAAACGTTGGTGAGAGGCCCTTCTGCTTTTTGAGCATATCCGGCCTATTGACCGTTTATGCACTGATAACCGCCGTGCGCAACGACGCCCGGTGCGGGATGAGGTGGAGGTCGCGGCCAAGCGCAGCCGAACGCACGAGTGGGTCCCGTCGTTGAGACGAGACCCACTCGGGTAGTACGAGGCGAAACGTGGAACGCTAGTCGGTGCCGGCCGTGTCCTGACCTCCGCCGTCGCCGAACGGTGCGGCGAAGGCCTGAATGGCGTCCGACATGTCGGGCGCCACGTGCGTCCGGTTGATGTAGTGCGCCTCGGTGACCGCAGACGAAGAGTGGCCCAGCACCCTCGCCGCTGTGTCCGCGTCGGCCGCGTCGTCGATGAGCGTGGCCACCGTCTTCCGAAACGTGTGAGGCGTTACCCACTCGAACTTTGTGCCAGAGCGAATCTGACGCCACCGACGCTCAACGTTGCTGGCCTGGTGCCAGGTGCCAGTCCTCGTCGCGAACACCGCGTTGTAGAGGTTGGCCGGCTCCTCAACGCGGCGGCGTAGAAGCATCTCGACGGCGAAGGGTGGCAGGACGAGCTGACGCATGCCCCTGGCGGTCTTCGTCGAATCCTTGCGGTACGTCCCGAGCCCAGTCTCCGTCTTGATCGTCCCGCAGAAGGTGACCGTGGGCCGTGCGGCGGCCAAGTCCACGTCGGACCAACGGAGGGCCAGGATCTCTCCGATGCGAGCACCCGTGGCGAGGAGTAGGTCGATGATGTCGGGCATGTCCCGGGTCGCCTTCGGCCCGGGCCGTGGCTTGTCCATCCAGATGCGAACGAGCTGGCGAAGAGCCATGAGCTCGTCGCTGGCTAGCGACTGAACTCGCTTGGGGCTTCGACGCAGTTTGGACGTGGCCCGCACGGGGTTGGCAGGCAAGGCGTCGTGGCGAACGGCGAGATCGAACATCATGCCAAGGACGACCTTCACCTTCTTGCGACGACTGTCTGTCGGCATCGAGAGAATGAACTTGTCGAGTCGACCAGCGCGCGCTTCGCGGACGAGGATGCCGCCGATTGCAGGCAGGATGGCGTTCTCCACGATCCGCCGGTACTCACTGATCGTGGTGTTTTCGATGGCTCCCTCACTGGCGAGGAGCTCGAGCCACATCTCGGCCATCTGGGAGAGCCTCATCTCGGCCGAGATGAGGTCTCCCGTCGGAGCGGCGCGCTCGAGCAGGACAGCCTTGAGCTCTCGTTCAGCATGAGCCTTGCTCCGTCCGGTCGCGCTGACGAGCCGGGTGAGGCCATCCGTGTCACGGAAGTTCGTCCGTGAGCGGAAGACGCCGGGCCGGACTTCGCGGGTCCAGATGTTGCCGTAGGTCCCGACGGGGAGTGGCGGACGAGCCATGAGCGGTCCTTGCGGGAGGGCCGGGGATAGGACGCCGCCGGCGGCTTGGTGGTGTGGTGGGGACGCTACCGGCAGCGGTGTGCACGACGAGGCGGCCCGACGTTCGTGTCGGTTGTGTCAGCTGCGGCGGGTGCGTTTGCGCGTCATCGAAGGCAGCGCACTAGTGCTCGATGCCTTGCCGCGAGTGCTGGGCAACGCCACCGGGGCGGAGGAGATGTTGCGTTCCTGGCCGTCGTCTGTAAGAACTTCGAGGCCCTCATCGAGATCGAGTTCCTCGCTGTTGGCCTCGATCCAGGCGTTCAGCGCCGAGCGCCGGTAGCGCAACGAGCCGCCGACCTTCACGGCCTTGGGACCGAAGCCGGCCCGGCGGGTTCGCCAGGTGTAGAGGGTCGACTTCGGAATCGCCAGGTACGCGGCGGCGTCGTCGATGGTCATCAGCGGGTCGGAGACGAGCAGGGACGGGTCGGCGACCTCGTGAATCTGTGCAGACATCTTGATGGCCTTTGCGGTGGTGTGCTCGGTCATGTGGACCTATGCCGAGTCACCACCTGAGGTGTGCGGCAGATCTCCTGTCGCTCCCCGCCCGGTCAAGCCGGGCCGTGATCAGTCGCCGCAGACGAGGTTGTCGCGGTGCGCGAGGGCCAGAGCGTCGATGGCCTCGACGAGGTCGAGGCGGCGCTGCTGGAGCTCGGCCAGCACCCGGCGTCTGTTGCCGTTGACGAGGTCGACCAGCCCGAGGGACTTCTCCGCTGCCTCGAGACCCTGGAGGGCCTCTTCAACGGCCAGGCGCGCGAATTCGGCGTGCGCGAGCAGCGGGGCGGCATCCCAGAAGTCGGAGAGGCGTGCGAGAAGCTCGGCGGCGTCCGCGGCGTTGACGAGCACCGTCTCGACCGAGTCCCGGTCGGCGCGGCGGCCGGCTGCGTCCTCACGGTCGAGCTCGAGCGCGGTCTCGTCGGCGTCCGAGCGCCGGCGACCGCCGTGGGTGCGCTCGGCGACGTGCGTCACCACGAGGCTCACGGGGAGACTCACGGGGCGGGTCGGCGCGATGGTGGTGGTCACGCTGTCCCTATGCCGCGACAGGTAGGTGAGGTACCTCTCCTGACGCGACGGGGATGGTTCGATCGGCTGGGCGCTCATGCTGCGTCCCCTCGGTCGATGGTGGTGCGCACGTTGCGCAGGGCCTTGTGCCGCAGGGATCGAACCGCCTGGGAGGTGCGACCCAGCCGCTCGCCGACCTCGGTGCACGAGTAGCCGTGGACGGTGACCCACACGAGAGCCTCGCGCTGGTCGCCGGTCAAGGAGTGGAGTGCCTGCCGAGCTTCGTCGCGCGCGTCGACGGCGAGCATCCCGGCGTCCTCGGCAGCGAGGAGCTCCGGGTAGAGGTCGGTCGTCACAGGCGCGATCCGCTGCCTGGTCGCGTCCTTGCGGTAGTGGTCGATGACCAGGTTGCGCGCGATCGCGCGGAGCCACGCCGCGGCGTTCGGGTGCGGGCCCTTGCCATTGACCGAAGCCAGGCGCTGAGCCGCAAGGGCTCGCAGAAACGTCTCCGAGACCATGTCTTCGACCAGGTGGTGGTCCGAGCACATCCGGGTCACCATGGCCCGGATGCCCACGTGGTGCTCGCGCCACAGCGCGTCGAGCAGCTCGGCCGCATCATCGAGGTCGCCTGCGGGGAGCGCATCGGCGGTCATGGGTGCCTCATCATGAGAACGGGTCGTCTGTGGGAAGAAGGTGTGCGGGCACCGTGGGCAGCGGTCCGAACTCGTCGTCCGGAACATGGCCCAGATCGGGGACGAGCGCGAGCGGCCGTTGCAGTGCGACTGGCTCGGCGGTGACGACGGCGTGCGGGTGGTCCTGGGGTCCGTGCAGGGTCAGCCCACGGCTGTCCAGCAGGTCGACGACCACGTCAAGGTGACGGACCCCCATCTCGTCCTCCGCCAGCAGGTGAGCCTCGGTCCAGGTGACCTCGGTGACATGCGGGAACTCGTCGAGGAATCCGAGCAGCGCGTCGATCTCCACCCAGTCGTGCACCGACGTGGCGGGCTGCCAGGGGCCGGGGTCGATCTCGTCCCACACAACGTGGTGCTCGACCGCGACGCTGTCCGGGTCGGCCGGTGCGGCGTGCCCCGAGTCCAGGGGCGCTGACGCCACCGCGTCACGGGCCTCCTCGTCTACATCCTGTTCCACTTCCTCCTCGTCGTCGAAATCGTCGAGGCTAAAGGTCATCTCGCCCAGGTCCATCACCACAGGCCCCTGCTCGGCCTGCGGTCGTGCAAGGGTCGGGCCGTCGATCACCGCGCCGGTCACCTCGGGCTCGGGCGGCCCGAACTGGCCCATGTCGACCTTGGCCTGCTCGGGCAGCGGCGTGATCCGCTCGGCCAGGGCCTGCGCGAGCTCGGCCTGCGGGGCGTACCAGGTCTGCACGATGATCGCCTAGGATGTCAGCGGCTCCCACAGCCCGCGACCCTGCGGGATGTCTCCCTCCAGTGGCGGGGCGGCGTCGAATGCGCGCAGCGCGGAGGCTCGGTCGCCCGAGGACGTCTTGCCGAGCAGCGTGCGCGCCAGGTTTGTGTTGTGGGTCGGGATGAAGCCCTCCACGAGGAACAGGTGGCTCGGGTGGTCGACCGCGATGCAGCGGGTCGGCTCCGACTCGATCTTCTCGATGCTGGTGATGTGCGGCGGGTGGTCCGGCCGTCAGCCTTCGGCGCGCCCTGCTTGGCGAGCTTGCGCGGCAGGCGGAAGACGGGCAGGTCGGTGGAGAAGGACAGGTGGTGGACCGTCCCTGTGGTCTTCTTCTCGGCTGCGCCTTCGGGGAGGTAGCACGCGTTCCAGGTCGAGTAGCCAACCTTGATGCCGAGGGATTCGATGAGCTCGCGCGCCTGCATCGCGAGCCGCTCGTTGACCTGGGGAAGCGAGCATGTGCCCGAGACCATCACGGAGCCGTCGGTGTCCATGAAGCCCTGGAGCAGGGCGAGGCGCTGCTGGAGGGATCCGCGAAGGTAGTCGGCCGGGATGTGCTTGTCGTTCAGGACGCCAGCGGCACGCAGGTCGACGAGGAGGCCCGTCGTTCCGACCATCTGGTCGCCGCACTTCAGCGGGTGGGCGCCGTAGCCGGCTGCCTGGATCTGACCGATGAGGTGAGCCTGGTCGGTGAGGCCGTCCCGGTCTGTGCATGACGCGACTCCTGCCGAGGTGAAGATCGCCGACGACCGCGACCCGTCGCAGAGCCAGGCGCCCAGAACGTACGGGTCCACGTTGACGTCCGTGTCGGGTGCCGCGACAGGCGCGGTGGTGCGTACAGCCCAGTTGCTCTGCGTTCCGCGGCAGACCTTGACCTGCTTCGCCATCTCCGCGGTGGTGGTGACGAACTCCAAGCCGAGAATCTCTCCGGTGCGCGGGTCGGTGCCGAGCCGGTGCTTCAGGTGGTCGAGGACCGCTACGGCGAGCTCGGTCGCGTTGTAGAGGGTCGGCTCGTTCTCCGGCTGCTTGGACGCGCAGCCGGCGGCCTTCAACTGCGTGGCGAAGTTTCCGGCGCGCGTCGGCGTCACGGCGTGGCCGAGGATCGTCTCAGCGATGTCGCGGGCGGCGAGCCATTGGCCTCGGTGCGCGCCAAGGGTGGTGACGTCGCGGGTCACCGACAGTGCGTCGATCGCGTCGTCGACGAGCCATATGCGGGCCGGAGACCCGCGGCGGGCGGACGCCTTCTGTGGCTCGATTGCGCCGGTCAGCGGGCTGTGCTGGAAAGGGCTCAAACCACGCTCGGCCGCGAACCTCACGACGGCGGCTTCGTCGCGCCATTCGAAGAGGCGCGACAAGTGCTCGGCCGTGCCGTACAGGTCGGTCGGGATGATCGAGGCGGTGTCCCGGATTCGCTCGTGCTCCGCGATACGCTCGGCACGCGGTCGCCCGTCGTCCTTGCGGCCGTACGTCTTGCGGGAGTGCTCGTGGCGCGTGCGCTCACTGGAGACCAGCCATCCGTGGTCGGCGCCGGCCTTCACGACGTGTCCGTCGTCGAAGGTGACCTCGTAGATGTCGTTGTTGGTGAAGACCTCGGTGAACCCGAGGATGCTCGTAGTCGATCCGTCTGGGGCGTAGAGCAGGTCGCCCTCCACCAGCTCGCCGGCCGCCGCCCAGCCGTCCGAGAACCGTTCCGAGACGGGCACTGGGAGGCGAGTGTCGAGGGTCAGGTCCTTGAGGTCGGAGGCGCCGGGGATGGTGTCGAGCATCTTCGCGGCGAGCTTCTGGGTGCCCAGAAGTAGCGTGACGCCGGCGGACCGGGCTTCGCGTGCCATCTTGCCGGCGTAGATGCCGATCTCGGCGCGGGCCTGGTTCTCGGCGATGATGACGGCGCGCTCGAACTCCAGTTGCGGGTCGTCAGAGGGCTTGGGGACCGGTGACTGGCCCATGAGCGAGGTGAACTCGTCGATGAGGACCACGATCGGTGGAGGCGGTTCGGGCAGCTCGAGGTAGGAGCCGACGCCGTGCTGGGCGTTGAGGGCCTTGCGTCGAGCGACCTCGGCGTACACCGTCTTCATGACGCCGGCCGCACCGAAGGCGTCGTCGGCGAAGGCGCGTGCGTACGGCTTGACGAACTGGAAGTCCGCGCCGCCCTTGACCGGGTCGATGACGTAGACGTCGGCGCCCTTGACTGCAAAGCCGTAGAGGTAGGCCTGGGCGAGCACTGACTTGCCGGCACCGGTCACACCGGCCAGCAGGGCGTGCGGTGAAGACTTCGGGTCGAAGACGACCGGCTCGCCCTCGACACCGGTCGCGAAGGGGATGGCGTCGAGCTCGTCGACGGCGTCGAAGTTGAAGCCAGTCCGCTCTGGCAGCGGGTTGACCTCGCACGCCAGGACACGGCACCGATCGGCGCGGCCGTCGGGATCGAGGCGAACCTCGACGAAGGCGTTGGCGGTCGTCGTCTCGAGCTTCTTGGTAGCGGCACGCAGGTCGCCCATGGTCAGCCCGGACGGGAGCTCGAAGTCGAGGACCTGCACCTGCTGGTTGGCGGGAAGGTGTCCGACCTGGAGTAGCCGCGGGGTCAGGCCGCCGACACCGACCACCTTGGCGTCGATGAACGCCTGCTCCCAGTCCAGGGACGCGACGTAGCGGGTGTCCCGGTCAGGGTCAGCGAGCGTGACATGGGCGGGGGAGGTGCCAACGACCAGGATGCAGCCGTCGGGCGCGGCCTCGACGCGCAGCCACTCCGACCCGATGGCCTGGCGCAGCCGCTGCGAGGCTCCGCGGACGTCGGCCAACGTGACGCCGCCGTAGAGGCGCAGCGAGATCTTCCAGATGTGCTTGCCACGACCCGTGGTCAGCGGCGCGACGTCGTAGACCTCGGGCTGGGCCAGCCGGGCCGCCTTGAACGCCTGACTGGTGCGACCGATGAGCGCCCAGCGCTGGGCGTCCAGGTTCACGGACGTGGCACGGCCCGGGCGGCCCTCTCCACCGAACCCGGCAGGAGGTGCGAGGCGGTCGGGGTTCGAGGGAACCGGGCTCGTCGACCAGTAGACGGTGAAGGCCTGCGGGTGCCGCTCACCCGAACGACTTGCCTGGGAGGGCCAGCCCGCCACGGCGACGTACGGCGCGGCCCCGAGCGTGTTAGCGATCTTGGCTTCCTGACCGAAGAAGTCCATGGGGTCTACGCCGTTGAGGGTGACGAAGGCCTGGCGGTGCACGACCGTTCCGTCGACCAACTGCGCCTCGGCGTACGTCGAGTGCTCGATCGTCGGTGGGTTCACGTCCTGCTTCAGCACGCCCTGCCAGCGGTCGACCCAGACGTCCTCGGTGTCCAGCTGTCGCAACGACTCCTCGGTGACCCCGGTGCCCGGGTCGAAGACGCACGAGCCGTCGAGCAGGGCCCCGATGAACACAGCGCCGCGGCCGTTGAGCCGATGGTCGACGATGACGGGCTGGCCGGCCTGCGCGGCGATGTCCTCACGCAAGGGGCGACGCAGGTACCGGATCGGCGGGCCGTCCGGCAGGTGCCAGGTCGTCAGCCAGGCCTGCCGGGTGCTGGTCGCCGGGACGGCCGGGACGGCGTCCTCGTCGGGCGTGACATTGTCGGTGGGGCCTGACGGACTGGAGGCGAGCTGGATGGCTTCGTCGAGGATCGGGCGCGCGTAGCTGCCGGCGTCTGTGGCCCACACCATCGCGCACTGGATGAACAGCTTCGCCTCGGCGCGA
This is a stretch of genomic DNA from Nocardioides sp. InS609-2. It encodes these proteins:
- a CDS encoding site-specific integrase, which produces MAEMWLELLASEGAIENTTISEYRRIVENAILPAIGGILVREARAGRLDKFILSMPTDSRRKKVKVVLGMMFDLAVRHDALPANPVRATSKLRRSPKRVQSLASDELMALRQLVRIWMDKPRPGPKATRDMPDIIDLLLATGARIGEILALRWSDVDLAAARPTVTFCGTIKTETGLGTYRKDSTKTARGMRQLVLPPFAVEMLLRRRVEEPANLYNAVFATRTGTWHQASNVERRWRQIRSGTKFEWVTPHTFRKTVATLIDDAADADTAARVLGHSSSAVTEAHYINRTHVAPDMSDAIQAFAAPFGDGGGQDTAGTD
- a CDS encoding M23 family metallopeptidase → MAAAIVVGLSAPLALPSAAMAQNAPQPDEETFFGASTSPSGPDLDLLERRVRQRERALASISRQAARYAVVKAEEVSRLAALGYTGALTDLTHVLPLAGYYLSAGFGQAGPHWESGHTGQDFAAPLGTTIVAVGDAVVTSVGDAGAYGLRTVLTLEDGTEIWYCHQLVALVAPGDKVPVGQPIGGLGTSGNSTGAHLHLEVRPPGAGPVDPIPWLQALDLTP
- a CDS encoding helix-turn-helix domain-containing protein; translated protein: MTEHTTAKAIKMSAQIHEVADPSLLVSDPLMTIDDAAAYLAIPKSTLYTWRTRRAGFGPKAVKVGGSLRYRRSALNAWIEANSEELDLDEGLEVLTDDGQERNISSAPVALPSTRGKASSTSALPSMTRKRTRRS
- a CDS encoding FtsK/SpoIIIE domain-containing protein, with translation MAATRRPARGNAQPQSVSAATATAFSLLGVALAPVAWWFGGPGALLIWLCTAASAWTVTPVQFTGGVRIDALKQVRRAPRRTIAVAVLGAATASVAVGWTVGLFLPPPPLPSIAEKAWYVIGGLAGAASVVARWWVKASLGDWRTVVAARLEWAPRWQMLKHDPAPTLIARDRIGNATVDTFIAPGHAGAMTFWLLGAKILPTIGAGQRLAVLSVPNIDSQGQPQPGTRHPLNFQVVRWDADATPDLASLDVDRAEAKLFIQCAMVWATDAGSYARPILDEAIQLASSPSGPTDNVTPDEDAVPAVPATSTRQAWLTTWHLPDGPPIRYLRRPLREDIAAQAGQPVIVDHRLNGRGAVFIGALLDGSCVFDPGTGVTEESLRQLDTEDVWVDRWQGVLKQDVNPPTIEHSTYAEAQLVDGTVVHRQAFVTLNGVDPMDFFGQEAKIANTLGAAPYVAVAGWPSQASRSGERHPQAFTVYWSTSPVPSNPDRLAPPAGFGGEGRPGRATSVNLDAQRWALIGRTSQAFKAARLAQPEVYDVAPLTTGRGKHIWKISLRLYGGVTLADVRGASQRLRQAIGSEWLRVEAAPDGCILVVGTSPAHVTLADPDRDTRYVASLDWEQAFIDAKVVGVGGLTPRLLQVGHLPANQQVQVLDFELPSGLTMGDLRAATKKLETTTANAFVEVRLDPDGRADRCRVLACEVNPLPERTGFNFDAVDELDAIPFATGVEGEPVVFDPKSSPHALLAGVTGAGKSVLAQAYLYGFAVKGADVYVIDPVKGGADFQFVKPYARAFADDAFGAAGVMKTVYAEVARRKALNAQHGVGSYLELPEPPPPIVVLIDEFTSLMGQSPVPKPSDDPQLEFERAVIIAENQARAEIGIYAGKMAREARSAGVTLLLGTQKLAAKMLDTIPGASDLKDLTLDTRLPVPVSERFSDGWAAAGELVEGDLLYAPDGSTTSILGFTEVFTNNDIYEVTFDDGHVVKAGADHGWLVSSERTRHEHSRKTYGRKDDGRPRAERIAEHERIRDTASIIPTDLYGTAEHLSRLFEWRDEAAVVRFAAERGLSPFQHSPLTGAIEPQKASARRGSPARIWLVDDAIDALSVTRDVTTLGAHRGQWLAARDIAETILGHAVTPTRAGNFATQLKAAGCASKQPENEPTLYNATELAVAVLDHLKHRLGTDPRTGEILGLEFVTTTAEMAKQVKVCRGTQSNWAVRTTAPVAAPDTDVNVDPYVLGAWLCDGSRSSAIFTSAGVASCTDRDGLTDQAHLIGQIQAAGYGAHPLKCGDQMVGTTGLLVDLRAAGVLNDKHIPADYLRGSLQQRLALLQGFMDTDGSVMVSGTCSLPQVNERLAMQARELIESLGIKVGYSTWNACYLPEGAAEKKTTGTVHHLSFSTDLPVFRLPRKLAKQGAPKADGRTTRRTSPASRRSSRSRPAASRSTTRATCSSWRASSRPTTQTWRARCSARRPRATEPPRCAHSTPPRHWRETSRRVAGCGSR
- a CDS encoding sigma-70 family RNA polymerase sigma factor — translated: MTADALPAGDLDDAAELLDALWREHHVGIRAMVTRMCSDHHLVEDMVSETFLRALAAQRLASVNGKGPHPNAAAWLRAIARNLVIDHYRKDATRQRIAPVTTDLYPELLAAEDAGMLAVDARDEARQALHSLTGDQREALVWVTVHGYSCTEVGERLGRTSQAVRSLRHKALRNVRTTIDRGDAA